In Zea mays cultivar B73 chromosome 7, Zm-B73-REFERENCE-NAM-5.0, whole genome shotgun sequence, the following proteins share a genomic window:
- the LOC103632897 gene encoding pentatricopeptide repeat-containing protein At2g29760, chloroplastic, whose amino-acid sequence MPPPTVPFFLTSTTLATTAKKPQPQSPLCDAQAQAAAASLASAASASYAARMRLNPHLALRLFDHLLRSGADPDPAAYELAFASCARARDRATAAQLHAHAAKRGLVASHRRVRCRLVHAYAVCGMLPHARRVFDGGTDNDMVAWNCLLRGYAQEGGDEDLLRDFFARMPSRDSVSWNTVLSWCVVNGEYDEAIAVFREMLASQECQPDRVTLVSVVSAIAYLGALAHGLWAHAYVFRKCIEVEEKLSSALINMYSKCGFIEGAVYVFDNVGGKRSLDTWNAMLAGFTANGYSERALELFTRMESTRLMPNKITFNTVLNACSHGGLVEEGMFEKAEEIIQTMPMEPDASMLKALLGACRTHKNLELGKKVGHRLIEAAANDHAGYVLLSNIYALDGNWGGVHKVRKLMLDRGVLKTPGSSSVELNGVIHEFISGDKSHSRKRDIYKMLGEICQQLKSSGYTPDTSQVLLDIDDEDVKESSLALHSEKLAIAFGLISTAPGTPIRVVNNLRICGDCHNAIKLISKIYGRCIIVRDANRFHHFRKGSCSCGDYWGMLL is encoded by the exons ATGCCGCCCCCTACTGTCCCCTTCTTCCTCACCTCTACTACGCTCGCCACCACCGCGAAGAAACCGCAGCCGCAATCGCCGTTATGCGATGCGCAAGCCCAGGCCGCCGCTGCCTCCCTGGCCTCGGCGGCGTCTGCTTCGTACGCCGCGCGCATGCGGCTCAACCCGCACCTCGCGCTCCGCCTGTTCGACCACCTGCTCCGCTCGGGCGCTGACCCGGACCCCGCGGCGTACGAGCTCGCTTTCGCGTCCTGCGCGCGCGCCAGGGACCGTGCTACGGCCGCGCAGCTTCACGCTCACGCCGCCAAGCGCGGGCTCGTCGCCTCGCACCGCCGCGTGCGCTGCAGGCTCGTCCACGCCTACGCCGTTTGCGGGATGCTCCCCCACGCGCGCAGGGTGTTCGACGGCGGCACCGACAACGACATGGTCGCCTGGAACTGCCTGCTGCGCGGGTACGCGCAGGAGGGTGGGGACGAGGACTTGCTCCGCGATTTCTTTGCCAGGATGCCGTCCCGGGACAGCGTCTCATGGAACACAGTCCTTTCATGGTGCGTCGTGAATGGGGAGTATGATGAGGCAATCGCAGTGTTCCGGGAGATGCTTGCGAGCCAGGAGTGTCAGCCTGATCGGGTGACATTAGTGAGCGTTGTCTCTGCAATTGCATACTTGGGGGCACTTGCACACGGTCTTTGGGCCCATGCGTATGTCTTCAGGAAATGTATTGAAGTTGAGGAGAAACTGAGCTCAGCATTGATAAACATGTACTCAAAGTGTGGGTTCATTGAGGGTGCAGTTTATGTGTTTGACAATGTTGGAGGAAAGAGGAGCTTGGATACTTGGAATGCAATGTTAGCTGGTTTTACGGCGAATGGTTACAGTGAGAGAGCTCTGGAGCTCTTCACCAGGATGGAGTCAACAAGGCTGATGCCTAACAAGATTACTTTTAACACTGTACTGAATGCTTGTAGCCACGGGGGGTTAGTTGAGGAAG GGATGTTTGAGAAAGCTGAGGAGATAATTCAGACAATGCCGATGGAGCCAGATGCTTCCATGTTGAAGGCCCTATTGGGTGCTTGCAGAACTCATAAGAACTTAGAGTTGGGAAAGAAGGTTGGCCACAGGCTTATTGAGGCTGCCGCAAATGATCACGCCGggtatgtgttgttatccaacatATATGCACTAGATGGCAACTGGGGAGGAGTGCATAAGGTGAGAAAGCTTATGTTGGATCGTGGCGTGCTGAAGACCCCTGGGAGCAGTTCAGTGGAACTTAATGGTGTAATTCATGAGTTCATTTCTGGAGACAAAAGCCACTCGAGGAAGAGGGATATATATAAGATGCTAGGTGAGATTTGTCAACAACTTAAAAGTTCAGGATACACTCCTGACACTTCACAAGTGCTGCTAGATATTGACGATGAAGATGTGAAAGAGAGCTCACTAGCTCTACATAGTGAGAAACTCGCAATAGCCTTTGGACTGATCAGCACTGCTCCTGGCACGCCTATTAGGGTAGTAAATAACCTCCGGATCTGCGGAGATTGTCATAATGCCATAAAACTTATAAGCAAGATTTATGGGAGGTGCATAATTGTTAGGGATGCAAATCGGTTTCATCATTTCAGAAAAGGGTCTTGTTCTTGCGGGGATTACTG GGGGATGCTCTTGTGA
- the LOC100383089 gene encoding uncharacterized protein isoform X1 has translation MDMNESGEKGMEGNASSGIPVDWQTQFSAAAFSCAPPQQQQVPMMDSAFASAGLWASTSQAMALSDAGGRSAARAGFLAPVPGFLPQGLAHFPVDSGFIERAARASCFGGGGGGGVMAAFGAAADHQPMNSAFSGSSEALLDHQRTKDGSDKGEPELGRNGHDGVLSSEAAAAGDCSSKGTSDSKKRRRPNEVMGGDQVQSSNLPADSANESVHSKDKGEESSLATTTTGPGKSKGKGARETSESQKEDYIHVRARRGQATNSHSLAERLRREKISERMKLLQDLVPGCSKVTGKAVMLDEIINYVQSLQRQVEFLSMKLATVNPRLDLNIEGLLSKDLLRFPGVPSSSLGFSPEMMHPQLQLSQPGLIQGGAAGMANPDVFRRIMQAQLSAKDGSQMPPHALNGAFSDVAQQQMAYPSSQDLSIGPSQDGFQM, from the exons ATGGACATGAACGAGAGCGGCGAGAAAGGGATGGAGGGCAACGCGTCCTCCGGCATCCCGGTGGACTGGCAGACCCAATTCAGCGCCGCCGCCTTCTCGTGCGCgccgccgcagcagcagcaggttCCCATGATGGACTCCGCCTTCGCGTCCGCCGGCCTGTGGGCGTCCACCTCCCAGGCCATGGCGCTCTCCGACGCGGGCGGCAGGTCGGCCGCGCGGGCCGGCTTCTTGGCGCCGGTCCCCGGTTTCCTCCCGCAGGGCCTCGCCCATTTCCCCGTGGACTCCGGCTTCATCGAGCGCGCCGCGCGGGCTTCCTgcttcggcggcggcggcggcggcggggtgaTGGCTGCCTTCGGCGCAGCAGCTGATCATCAACCCATGAACAGCGCGTTCAGTGGATCCTCGGAGGCGCTGCTGGACCACCAGAGGACGAAGGACGGCAGCGACAAGGGCGAGCCGGAGCTCGGCCGGAACGGCCACGACGGGGTTCTGAGCTCGGAGGCGGCTGCTGCGGGGGACTGCTCGTCCAAGGGGACGTCCGACTCCAAGAAGAGGAGAAGGCCTAACGAG GTGATGGGAGGCGATCAGGTCCAGTCGTCGAACCTGCCCGCCGACTCAGCGAACGAGAGCGTGCACAGCAAGGACAAAGGCGAGGAGAGCAGCCTGGCAACAACCACCACCGGACCCGGCAAGTCGAAAGGAAAGGGGGCGAGAGAGACCTCCGAGTCCCAGAAGGAAGACTACATTCATGTCCGAGCTCGGCGCGGACAGGCAACCAACAGCCACAGCCTAGCAGAAAGG TTGAGGAGGGAGAAGATTAGCGAGAGGATGAAGCTGCTGCAGGACCTCGTTCCTGGCTGCAGCAAA GTCACTGGGAAGGCGGTGATGCTTGACGAGATCATCAACTATGTCCAGTCCCTGCAAAGACAAGTCGAG TTCTTATCAATGAAGCTCGCAACGGTAAACCCAAGGCTCGACCTCAACATAGAAGGGCTTCTATCGAAAGAT CTTCTCCGCTTCCCTGGCGTTCCTTCGTCTTCCCTTGGATTCTCCCCGGAAATGATGCACCCACAGCTGCAGCTCTCGCAGCCAGGCCTGATCCAGGGCGGCGCTGCCGGCATGGCCAATCCGGACGTGTTCAGGAGAATCATGCAGGCACAGTTAAGCGCAAAGGACGGGTCTCAG ATGCCGCCCCACGCATTGAATGGGGCATTCAGTGACGTCGCGCAGCAGCAGATGGCGTACCCGTCGTCCCAGGACCTGAGCATCGGGCCGTCGCAGGACGGGTTTCAAATGTGA